The Streptomyces sp. NBC_00286 nucleotide sequence TGCGGTACGCGGACGCCGAAGAGCTTGGCCGTCGAGAGATGTCCCAGCTCGTGCCAGGCGATCGAGAACAGCAGGCCGATCACGAAGACGACTATGCCGAGGATCATCATCAGGGTCGTCATGCACCGGCCTCCGCCGTGGTCGTCTGCGCCGTCTGTCGCGCCGTGGTCTGCGTCTGCGTGAGTTCCCGGGCCCGGGCGCGTGCCCAGGTCTCCGCTTCGAGGACGTCCGCGACGGTGAGCGAGGTTCCCGTACGTCCGTTACGGGGCGTGCCGTGCTCCTCGACCACCTTGGTCACGGTGTCCATGATCCCGTTGAAGGGCAGGGCGCCCTTCAGGAACGCGTCCACGCACTCCTCGTTCGCCGCATTGAACACGGCCGGGGCCGTCCCCGCGAGTTCCCCCACATGGCGAGCCAGCCCGACCGACGGAAACGCGTCGTTGTCGAGCGGGAAGAACTCCCAGCTCGACGCCTTCGACCAGTCGAAGGCGGGAGCGGCGTCGGGGACCCGCTCGGGCCAGCCGAGCCCGATGGCGATCGGCCCGCGCATGTCAGGGGGCGTCGCCTGGGCGATCGTCGATCCGTCCGTGAACTCCACCATCGAGTGGACATACGACTGCGGGTGCACGACCACCTCAATCCGCTCGAAGGGAATGTCGTAGAGGAGGTGCGCCTCGATGACTTCCAGCCCTTTGTTGACGAGGGTCGCGGAGTTGATGGTGATGACCGGGCCCATGGCCCAGGTGGGGTGTGCGAGGGCGTCGGCCGGGATGACGTTCGCGAGTTCCGCCTTCGTACGTCCCCGGAACGGGCCCCCGGAGGCGGTGACGACGAGCTTGCGTACGTCGGATCTGGTGCCGGAGGCGAGTGCCTGGAACAGGGCCGCGTGCTCGGAGTCGACCGGGATGATCTGCCCCGGCTTGGCGAGCGCCTTGACCAGCGGGCCGCCGACGATGAGCGACTCCTTGTTGGCGAGCGCGAGGGTGCGGCCCGCTTCGAGCGCGGCGAGGGTGGGCGCGAGCCCGATCGACCCGGTGATGCCGTTGAGTACGGTGTGACACTCGGAGGCGGCGAGCTGTGTGGCCGCATCTGCTCCGGCGAGGATCTCGGGCAGCGGCTCCCCGCTCCCGTACCGCTCGCTCAGGGCCTCCCGCAGCGCCGGTACGACGTCCTCGCGGGCGACCGCGACGGTACGTACCCGAAGCCGCCACGCCTGCTCCGCCAGCAGCCCGATCCTCCCGCCCGCGGCGGAGAGCCCGCTCACCC carries:
- the dxr gene encoding 1-deoxy-D-xylulose-5-phosphate reductoisomerase translates to MSDSPAPLADPHLVFDPVASDGPRDVVILGSTGSIGTQAIDLVERNPGRFRVSGLSAAGGRIGLLAEQAWRLRVRTVAVAREDVVPALREALSERYGSGEPLPEILAGADAATQLAASECHTVLNGITGSIGLAPTLAALEAGRTLALANKESLIVGGPLVKALAKPGQIIPVDSEHAALFQALASGTRSDVRKLVVTASGGPFRGRTKAELANVIPADALAHPTWAMGPVITINSATLVNKGLEVIEAHLLYDIPFERIEVVVHPQSYVHSMVEFTDGSTIAQATPPDMRGPIAIGLGWPERVPDAAPAFDWSKASSWEFFPLDNDAFPSVGLARHVGELAGTAPAVFNAANEECVDAFLKGALPFNGIMDTVTKVVEEHGTPRNGRTGTSLTVADVLEAETWARARARELTQTQTTARQTAQTTTAEAGA